A window of candidate division KSB1 bacterium contains these coding sequences:
- a CDS encoding diaminopimelate decarboxylase — MTLGNTTIEPSVVQNAAKKFGTPFYLYDEQTILNKCHKVLKMPHAYGLSVSYAMKANSNRALLQLITNLGIDLDTSSLNEALRAHMAGIPFSRMELTSQQVPLGKERETLESCLLDGLKYNVCSLRQLKLISEFARTHNLKLSMRVHPGVGSGESVTRNTGDKYSCFGVHLEDLPKAVKFAREQELTIDQIHIHIGSGGDPKLWRENIDRELQLVETFFPDVKTVNLGGGFKEARMPDETQADIKALGQYAKDRFKAFAKRTGRKLNMQIEPGTYLVANAGFLVTRVMDKKSTGEDGFNFLITDGGMEANTRPLLYGSRHPFYVISKEGDLYSSEYDLGHLMEEADYRVVVGRCCESGDSQSLDSRGHIIPRLLSEPDLEDYLVVGGTGAYTSAMSLKNYNSYVTPPEVLLRTHGELKLIRSEETLEQMIQNEHSLD; from the coding sequence ATGACTTTGGGTAATACTACTATAGAACCGTCTGTGGTTCAGAATGCTGCAAAAAAATTCGGCACGCCGTTTTATTTATATGATGAACAGACGATATTGAACAAGTGTCACAAAGTATTAAAAATGCCGCATGCCTATGGACTGAGTGTCAGTTATGCCATGAAAGCCAACTCGAACCGGGCTCTGCTGCAGTTAATCACAAATCTGGGAATTGATCTGGATACCAGCTCGCTGAATGAGGCGCTGCGTGCCCATATGGCGGGCATTCCTTTCTCTCGTATGGAATTAACCTCTCAGCAGGTCCCGCTTGGAAAAGAACGCGAAACACTTGAATCATGCTTGCTGGACGGGCTGAAATATAATGTCTGTTCCCTGCGGCAGCTCAAATTGATTTCAGAGTTTGCCCGGACGCATAACCTGAAATTATCCATGCGCGTTCATCCGGGAGTCGGTTCAGGCGAATCCGTGACCCGAAATACGGGTGACAAGTATTCCTGTTTTGGCGTGCATCTGGAGGATTTACCCAAAGCCGTTAAATTTGCACGGGAACAAGAATTAACCATTGATCAAATCCATATCCATATTGGTTCCGGCGGGGATCCCAAACTCTGGCGCGAAAATATTGACCGCGAACTGCAGTTGGTTGAAACTTTTTTCCCTGATGTCAAGACCGTGAACCTGGGAGGCGGGTTCAAGGAAGCCCGCATGCCGGATGAAACACAGGCTGATATCAAGGCATTGGGTCAGTATGCAAAAGATCGTTTCAAAGCGTTTGCAAAACGCACCGGCCGCAAGTTGAACATGCAAATCGAGCCCGGAACCTATCTGGTGGCCAATGCCGGTTTTCTGGTGACCCGGGTGATGGATAAAAAGTCGACCGGAGAAGATGGTTTTAACTTTCTGATCACCGACGGCGGGATGGAAGCCAATACCCGGCCGTTGCTCTACGGGTCCCGCCATCCTTTTTATGTCATCTCAAAAGAGGGCGATCTCTATTCTTCGGAATATGATCTCGGTCATTTGATGGAAGAAGCCGATTATCGGGTTGTGGTGGGACGTTGCTGCGAAAGCGGTGATTCCCAGAGCCTGGATTCCCGCGGACATATTATTCCGCGACTCTTGTCTGAACCGGACCTCGAGGATTATCTGGTGGTGGGCGGCACCGGCGCCTATACCTCGGCAATGAGTTTGAAAAATTATAATTCCTATGTAACCCCACCCGAGGTTCTGCTGCGCACACACGGTGAATTGAAATTGATACGCTCCGAAGAAACTCTGGAACAGATGATACAAAATGAACATTCATTAGACTGA
- a CDS encoding TolC family protein — protein MHHRIFICFLILFSTVSAQDLGLSDAIHQALETNYDIQIQQADERIAGIQNSWGGAGRFPTLSVSLTGTERENDDPSGAYSQNAVTGSVTLNWLLFDGFAVNIRKSRLGELENLSEGNTALLVENTIQSVIMAYYHCLLQQERMQVLEEVMQLSRDRYSYEQQRHELGSQTRYNLLQAQNAYLEDHTNYLRQRTVFRNSVRDLNYLMGIQNRTIYTFTDSFYVQPESFDLEALQNKLETNNTTLKNQYINLELLKKQLALKRSNWYPELSMRAGYDQSDSRMQFSGQPQSQSSAENQYASLTLSWNLFTGGSRRRATEIAKVDLANGEVGIEQMKHNLVNRLYNIYELYEVRKELLNLADESLQAAQINLDISEEKFKTGAINSFNYRDVQLIYLNAALNRLNSIYDLIDSHYSLIKLTGGIVSELGQF, from the coding sequence ATGCACCATCGAATTTTTATTTGTTTTTTAATCCTGTTTTCTACTGTATCGGCTCAGGATCTCGGTTTATCCGATGCCATTCATCAGGCGCTTGAAACGAATTATGATATTCAGATTCAACAGGCGGATGAACGTATCGCCGGCATCCAAAACTCATGGGGCGGGGCAGGACGTTTTCCGACTTTGAGTGTATCTCTGACCGGGACCGAGCGTGAAAACGATGATCCATCCGGGGCATATTCTCAGAATGCCGTGACCGGCTCTGTGACCCTGAACTGGCTGCTGTTCGACGGCTTTGCGGTCAATATCCGCAAAAGCCGACTAGGTGAACTGGAAAATCTATCAGAGGGCAACACAGCCCTGTTGGTTGAAAATACGATTCAATCTGTAATCATGGCCTATTACCATTGCCTGCTGCAGCAGGAACGCATGCAGGTCTTGGAAGAGGTGATGCAGTTATCCCGGGATCGCTACAGCTACGAGCAGCAGCGTCACGAACTGGGCAGTCAGACCCGGTATAATCTGTTGCAGGCCCAGAATGCTTATCTGGAAGACCATACCAATTACCTGCGTCAACGCACGGTATTCCGCAATTCCGTGCGCGATTTGAATTATCTGATGGGCATTCAAAATCGAACGATCTATACGTTTACAGACTCGTTTTATGTACAGCCGGAATCGTTCGATCTTGAAGCGTTGCAGAATAAACTTGAAACGAACAATACAACCCTGAAGAATCAGTACATCAATCTGGAATTGTTGAAAAAGCAATTGGCCCTAAAACGCAGCAACTGGTACCCGGAACTTTCCATGCGCGCCGGCTATGATCAATCGGATAGCCGCATGCAGTTTTCCGGTCAACCGCAATCACAGAGCAGCGCCGAAAATCAATACGCATCCCTGACCTTGAGCTGGAACCTGTTCACCGGCGGAAGCCGCAGACGCGCTACCGAAATCGCCAAAGTGGACTTGGCCAACGGCGAGGTCGGCATTGAACAGATGAAACACAATCTGGTCAATCGACTTTATAATATCTACGAATTGTACGAGGTGCGCAAAGAACTGCTGAATCTGGCGGACGAATCCCTGCAGGCCGCGCAGATCAATCTGGATATTTCCGAGGAAAAGTTCAAAACCGGCGCCATCAACTCGTTCAATTACCGGGATGTGCAGTTGATTTATCTGAACGCCGCACTGAATCGACTGAATTCGATCTATGATTTAATCGATTCGCATTATTCGTTGATCAAATTGACGGGCGGGATTGTGTCGGAATTAGGACAGTTTTAA
- a CDS encoding efflux RND transporter permease subunit, whose protein sequence is MMFRRIVSTFVKFPFYANLLIAFILIAGLVSFSNLKKSFFPETTSRIITISVFYPGASPIEMEEGITTRIEAAVRGIVGIKEITSTSSENSSRVTIETTGEYDIDEVLMEVKNAVDGISAMPSAAERPVIYKQRNTSRAAFVTLSGPDDIFTLHDYAYRIEDDLLNSGVISQVNLWGLPTPEISVEVSESDLIRYDLTLSEIASAVLNNNRDFSGGQIKSKNEEMLIRLRSRSADPDKIGNIVLRGSESGAQLRIRDVAVVKKQTPQNFYPTFGNGKKSITFSIDKLPEEDLEAITDYMNNYVEEFNSTHSGVEMRLIFSFFEVLSSRLNVLLNNGLIGFCLVLLTLTLFLNFRVSAWVAWGIPAFFLAMFILANAYGITINMMSLFGMILVIGILVDDGIVIGENIFHHFEQGKNPRLAAVEGTMEVAPAVVTSVLTTVVAFAPLLFMQGTQFEAQWEMAFIVIVSLLLSLVEAFFILPAHLGNEHVLRRRKPASGFSVRKYTERGFSWLREHVYVGLLKFMLKWRWVMIGVPAALLMITMGLFLGGFINSTFFPVVDFDSFEINIAFVPGSGEEQTYDYLHQFEAAVKRVDQQLMDELGMDEPVIDDTRLRVGSAFSGREQGAHAGRLMVWPRDLTNMELTGMEIAERVRREIGPVPEAEKYTVGGRNRWGSPVSISLLSRNLEALDSAKIMLMAELEEMPILKDIVDNNAQGKQEIRLHLKPRAYFLGLNQSDIARQVREGFFGGQAQRLQEGREELRVWVRYPPEDRRFMGQLERMKIKTRDGEYPLIELADYSIERGPVSIQRYNGQREVRVDADLVDPYASVPDILSQITRDIVPDIQAQYPGIRVLYQGQQKESMIAANKLRSLFIIAFAVIILIIMIHFKSFEQAAIVLLMIPLSLLGAFWGHWLHGKPVSMLSILGMVALTGVIVNDAVIFLSKYNNYIASGAKIKQAIIETGKNRLRPIVLTTLTTTIGLYPLILEKSFQAQFLIPMAISLAYGVAFGTLFILIFFPVLIHILNDIRRLAYGLWNKKTYEPEQVEVAVLYSERHIE, encoded by the coding sequence ATGATGTTTCGTCGAATCGTATCAACCTTTGTAAAGTTTCCGTTTTATGCCAATCTGTTGATCGCCTTTATACTGATCGCAGGTCTGGTGTCCTTTTCAAATCTTAAAAAATCGTTTTTTCCGGAAACCACATCGCGCATCATTACCATTTCGGTGTTCTATCCGGGCGCCTCGCCGATTGAAATGGAAGAAGGAATTACCACTCGTATCGAAGCGGCTGTTCGCGGAATTGTCGGTATTAAAGAAATTACATCAACCTCGTCTGAGAACAGTTCCCGGGTCACCATCGAAACCACCGGCGAATATGATATTGATGAAGTATTGATGGAAGTCAAAAACGCCGTGGACGGTATATCCGCGATGCCCAGCGCTGCGGAACGGCCCGTTATTTACAAACAGCGGAACACGTCAAGAGCCGCGTTTGTCACTTTGTCCGGACCGGATGATATTTTTACGCTGCATGATTATGCGTATCGCATCGAGGACGATCTTTTAAATTCCGGTGTGATCAGTCAGGTGAATTTATGGGGACTTCCTACGCCGGAAATATCGGTCGAGGTCAGCGAATCTGATCTGATTCGATATGATCTGACTTTGAGTGAAATCGCTTCCGCTGTTTTAAATAACAATCGTGATTTTTCCGGCGGTCAAATTAAATCTAAAAATGAAGAGATGCTCATCCGCTTGCGCTCGCGCAGCGCAGATCCGGATAAAATCGGCAATATCGTCCTCCGGGGCAGTGAATCCGGCGCTCAGCTGCGTATTCGTGATGTCGCTGTGGTTAAAAAACAGACACCGCAAAATTTTTATCCCACCTTTGGAAACGGGAAAAAATCCATCACGTTTTCGATTGATAAATTACCGGAAGAAGACCTCGAGGCCATTACAGATTATATGAATAATTATGTGGAAGAGTTTAACAGCACCCATTCCGGTGTCGAAATGCGTCTCATCTTTAGTTTTTTTGAGGTTCTTTCCAGTCGGTTGAATGTACTGCTCAACAACGGATTGATCGGCTTTTGTCTGGTGCTCCTGACGTTAACCCTGTTCCTGAATTTTCGCGTTTCTGCCTGGGTGGCCTGGGGCATTCCGGCGTTTTTTCTGGCCATGTTTATCCTGGCCAATGCCTATGGGATCACCATCAATATGATGTCCTTGTTCGGAATGATTCTGGTGATCGGTATTCTGGTGGATGATGGAATTGTGATTGGAGAAAATATTTTTCATCATTTCGAACAGGGAAAGAATCCGCGTCTGGCCGCTGTGGAGGGAACCATGGAAGTGGCGCCTGCGGTTGTGACGTCTGTCTTGACCACGGTCGTTGCCTTTGCGCCCCTGCTTTTTATGCAAGGCACCCAGTTCGAGGCGCAATGGGAAATGGCCTTTATCGTGATTGTATCTCTTTTGTTATCTTTGGTTGAAGCCTTTTTTATTCTCCCGGCTCATTTGGGAAATGAACACGTATTGCGGCGCCGCAAGCCGGCGAGCGGGTTTAGCGTCCGCAAATACACGGAACGCGGTTTCAGTTGGCTGCGCGAACATGTTTATGTGGGATTGCTGAAATTCATGCTGAAATGGCGCTGGGTGATGATCGGTGTGCCGGCCGCGCTGCTCATGATCACAATGGGTCTGTTCCTGGGCGGATTTATCAACAGCACGTTTTTCCCGGTGGTGGACTTTGACAGTTTTGAGATTAATATTGCTTTTGTTCCCGGGTCCGGTGAAGAACAAACCTACGATTATTTGCATCAGTTTGAGGCTGCCGTGAAACGGGTGGATCAGCAATTGATGGATGAACTGGGTATGGATGAACCGGTCATCGATGATACCCGTTTGAGGGTCGGCAGCGCTTTTTCCGGTCGCGAACAGGGCGCGCATGCCGGACGGCTGATGGTGTGGCCGCGTGATCTGACCAATATGGAATTGACCGGAATGGAAATCGCCGAACGCGTGCGGCGTGAGATCGGACCGGTTCCGGAAGCGGAAAAATATACCGTCGGCGGCCGCAACCGCTGGGGGTCTCCGGTTTCCATCAGTCTTTTAAGCCGCAATCTGGAAGCGCTGGATTCCGCTAAAATCATGCTGATGGCAGAGCTGGAAGAAATGCCGATTCTCAAGGATATCGTGGATAACAATGCCCAGGGCAAACAGGAAATTCGTCTGCACCTGAAACCCAGGGCTTATTTTCTCGGACTGAATCAGAGCGATATTGCCCGACAGGTGCGCGAAGGCTTTTTCGGGGGACAGGCTCAACGCCTTCAGGAAGGCCGGGAGGAACTGCGGGTATGGGTACGCTATCCGCCTGAAGATCGGCGCTTTATGGGACAATTGGAACGCATGAAAATTAAAACACGCGATGGCGAGTATCCCCTCATCGAATTGGCCGATTATAGCATCGAACGTGGTCCGGTCAGTATTCAGCGTTACAACGGACAACGCGAGGTGCGGGTCGATGCTGATCTTGTGGATCCGTACGCGTCTGTGCCGGATATCCTGTCACAGATCACGCGCGATATCGTCCCCGATATTCAGGCCCAATATCCCGGCATACGCGTGTTGTACCAGGGTCAGCAAAAAGAAAGCATGATTGCCGCCAATAAATTAAGATCTCTGTTTATCATTGCCTTTGCTGTTATCATTTTGATTATCATGATCCATTTTAAATCCTTTGAACAGGCGGCTATTGTCCTGCTGATGATTCCCCTGTCGCTTTTGGGGGCCTTCTGGGGCCACTGGCTGCATGGAAAGCCGGTATCGATGCTGAGTATCCTGGGTATGGTGGCCCTGACCGGCGTGATTGTCAATGATGCGGTGATCTTTTTGTCAAAATACAATAATTACATTGCTTCCGGCGCCAAAATCAAACAGGCCATCATTGAAACCGGCAAAAACCGTTTGCGCCCGATTGTCTTGACAACCTTGACCACAACCATCGGACTGTATCCCCTGATCCTGGAAAAAAGTTTTCAGGCGCAGTTTCTCATCCCCATGGCCATTTCTCTGGCTTATGGTGTGGCATTCGGCACTTTGTTCATTCTCATCTTTTTTCCGGTGCTCATCCACATCTTGAACGATATTCGCCGGCTGGCCTATGGGTTGTGGAACAAAAAAACATATGAACCCGAACAAGTTGAAGTCGCCGTGCTTTACAGCGAGCGTCATATAGAATAG
- the thrH gene encoding bifunctional phosphoserine phosphatase/homoserine phosphotransferase ThrH encodes MHLACLDLEGVLIPEIWINVAKTTGIDELKATTRDIPDYDQLMRQRLAVLDQHGLGIHDIQDVIASMGPLDGALAFLNQLRQSFQVIILSDTFYDFAMPLMQQLGYPALFCHQLEIDANGRIADYHLRMPDQKRHSVMAFHGLNFKVIAAGDSYNDTSMLAEADAGILFKPPRNVIDEFPQFPVATDYTRLYREFETASAAIDQQ; translated from the coding sequence GTGCATCTGGCGTGTCTGGATTTGGAAGGTGTTCTAATTCCCGAGATTTGGATCAATGTGGCAAAGACAACGGGTATCGATGAACTCAAAGCAACCACCCGGGATATCCCGGATTATGATCAGTTGATGCGGCAGCGTTTGGCTGTTCTGGATCAGCACGGCCTGGGTATCCATGATATTCAGGACGTGATCGCCTCCATGGGGCCGCTCGACGGCGCTTTAGCGTTCCTGAATCAGTTGCGGCAATCCTTTCAGGTGATCATTCTGTCGGATACATTCTATGACTTTGCCATGCCCTTAATGCAGCAGCTCGGATATCCGGCCTTGTTCTGTCATCAATTGGAAATCGATGCAAACGGACGCATTGCGGATTATCATCTGCGCATGCCGGACCAAAAACGCCATTCCGTGATGGCCTTTCATGGTTTGAATTTCAAGGTCATTGCCGCCGGTGATTCCTATAATGATACCAGCATGCTGGCCGAAGCGGACGCCGGTATCTTGTTCAAACCGCCTCGGAATGTTATTGATGAATTCCCGCAGTTTCCCGTGGCAACCGATTACACTCGGCTGTATCGGGAATTTGAAACCGCATCTGCTGCGATTGATCAGCAGTAA
- a CDS encoding efflux RND transporter periplasmic adaptor subunit, producing the protein MKKRRFIIVASLLGLLLASFLLMRFLIAQKKDFVKTPTKPGDRYVKAEPVKYTTLKSIVNGEGRVLSSAELDLIAEASGKIERGDVPLKTGQSFQRGDVLLTVYKDEVELALKAQKSSFLNRLANVLPDLQIDFPDRYPEFKEFFNAVNLDDDMPPLPDYTSEKLKIFLAGQNILNDYYSIVKNEKQLKRHTLYAPFNGTFLSVSLEVGAYTNVGGRIARIIHTDTVEVQVPIENGFAKWIRVGAPVTLQASETGQTWQGNVIRIAEFVDKTTQSRPVFVQVPLMNQTQLYAGQYLSASFKGGQIHDVMEIPRNAIFNFNTVFVVREGRLKKETIDIVKVNDQTVFFRGVEPGTFIVVQPLINVSENIPVKILGRDEPANRLEPAELFEDYDVSSNRINLCKVSVLCQSVDRLYTDRRSGVLFKS; encoded by the coding sequence ATGAAAAAAAGAAGATTTATAATTGTTGCTTCTTTACTTGGACTTTTACTGGCAAGTTTCTTACTGATGCGTTTTTTAATTGCTCAGAAAAAAGATTTTGTCAAAACGCCGACAAAGCCCGGCGACCGATATGTGAAAGCAGAGCCTGTAAAATACACCACTTTGAAATCGATCGTAAACGGAGAGGGCCGGGTGCTCTCAAGCGCCGAGCTGGATTTGATAGCCGAAGCCTCCGGTAAAATAGAGCGAGGGGATGTGCCGTTGAAAACCGGTCAATCCTTTCAGCGAGGGGATGTTCTTTTAACCGTCTACAAAGACGAGGTGGAACTGGCTCTCAAAGCGCAGAAAAGCAGTTTTCTGAATCGGCTGGCCAATGTCCTGCCTGATCTGCAGATTGATTTTCCGGATCGTTATCCGGAATTCAAAGAGTTTTTCAACGCTGTCAATCTGGATGACGATATGCCGCCGCTGCCCGATTATACATCTGAAAAATTGAAAATATTTCTTGCCGGACAAAATATATTGAATGACTATTATTCGATTGTAAAAAATGAAAAACAATTGAAACGCCATACATTGTACGCTCCGTTTAACGGTACATTTCTGAGTGTCAGTTTGGAAGTGGGCGCCTATACAAATGTCGGGGGAAGAATAGCACGCATCATTCATACTGATACCGTTGAAGTGCAGGTGCCGATCGAGAATGGATTTGCAAAATGGATTCGAGTGGGAGCCCCGGTTACACTGCAGGCGTCCGAAACAGGCCAGACCTGGCAGGGTAATGTGATTCGCATTGCGGAATTTGTAGACAAAACGACTCAGTCGCGTCCCGTGTTCGTTCAAGTCCCGTTGATGAACCAGACGCAGCTGTATGCCGGCCAATATCTCTCTGCATCTTTCAAAGGCGGTCAGATCCATGATGTCATGGAAATTCCACGCAACGCAATTTTTAATTTTAATACGGTGTTTGTGGTGCGGGAGGGACGTCTGAAAAAAGAGACCATCGATATTGTCAAAGTGAATGATCAAACTGTCTTTTTCCGGGGTGTAGAACCGGGTACATTTATTGTTGTGCAGCCCTTGATCAACGTGTCTGAAAATATTCCCGTTAAAATTCTCGGCCGCGATGAACCCGCGAACAGACTTGAGCCAGCTGAACTATTTGAGGATTATGATGTTTCGTCGAATCGTATCAACCTTTGTAAAGTTTCCGTTTTATGCCAATCTGTTGATCGCCTTTATACTGATCGCAGGTCTGGTGTCCTTTTCAAATCTTAA
- a CDS encoding T9SS type A sorting domain-containing protein, whose product MFTLKSRLYIFFLISIFLISSLHATPAWWDNPDGASSHHQSIFTGHLENTGDQGINAEAILDVPNLAIPANTKDIWMQVEWEVTRGSGNLLTGVSAHTIEWTYDGCPADPLEDLTNIVDADFMDYEGTFSPEHEVETGNTFDNGTEFSYQIVGQPGCERIYLKFSISADSKINYYVDVQTICWGQLECSGGCPPGGSQVGPGNQDVNILEFTLDTGDGGDGWWESVTLCRAPGVDDANIDAVEIQTSGGISIGGPVAWSPGDYIYETTEDGIFRGQTIDITDQLIEETSQTFKVLVDISSGAEAGDEIGLQIYSVNEITVTDPATKSSTGFPILCDEPIAISLSSFHAKFENQSTVLRWRSESEINHAGYNIHRSMYQNGPFSKINSQLVTECQSVNNGVKYYKYCDPDAIAGTLYYKLEDVSLDGQSTFHGPVAVNVTSDVNNTSALPRENRLHKVFPNPFNPSTTIRYELANSEMVHLQVYDLNGRLVQSITEGMQPPGQYQSQWNGVNESGQSVSSGVYLLILRAGSQTFQQKMTLLR is encoded by the coding sequence ATGTTTACGTTAAAATCGCGGCTTTACATTTTCTTTTTGATTAGTATTTTTTTAATAAGCTCTTTGCATGCAACACCAGCCTGGTGGGATAATCCGGATGGGGCTTCATCACACCATCAATCCATTTTCACAGGCCATCTCGAAAACACAGGGGATCAAGGAATTAACGCTGAAGCTATTTTAGATGTTCCAAACCTCGCTATTCCAGCAAATACCAAAGATATATGGATGCAGGTAGAATGGGAAGTAACAAGAGGATCAGGTAACCTTTTAACAGGAGTTTCTGCTCATACCATAGAATGGACGTATGATGGCTGTCCTGCTGATCCACTGGAAGATTTGACTAATATAGTAGACGCTGATTTTATGGATTATGAAGGAACTTTCTCTCCAGAGCATGAAGTAGAAACAGGAAACACTTTTGATAATGGGACTGAATTTTCGTATCAAATCGTAGGGCAGCCAGGATGTGAACGGATATATTTAAAATTTTCAATTAGCGCTGACAGTAAAATTAATTATTACGTTGATGTACAAACCATCTGTTGGGGACAGTTAGAGTGTTCCGGCGGCTGCCCGCCCGGCGGTTCTCAAGTGGGTCCCGGTAATCAGGATGTAAATATTCTCGAATTTACTTTGGACACAGGAGACGGCGGCGATGGATGGTGGGAGTCCGTTACACTTTGTCGAGCTCCTGGTGTTGATGATGCTAATATTGATGCCGTTGAAATTCAAACATCAGGTGGCATATCAATTGGTGGTCCGGTAGCATGGAGCCCTGGCGATTACATATATGAAACGACTGAAGATGGGATATTTCGGGGACAGACAATAGATATCACAGACCAGCTAATAGAAGAAACCTCGCAAACATTTAAAGTGCTCGTTGACATTAGCTCTGGAGCTGAAGCAGGAGACGAAATTGGTTTGCAGATTTATAGTGTAAATGAAATAACCGTAACCGATCCTGCAACAAAATCTTCCACAGGATTTCCAATCCTATGCGATGAACCGATTGCCATTTCTCTTTCTTCATTTCATGCAAAATTTGAAAACCAGTCAACGGTACTCCGCTGGAGGTCCGAATCCGAAATCAATCATGCCGGCTATAATATACACCGCTCGATGTATCAAAATGGACCATTCTCAAAAATTAACAGCCAACTCGTCACTGAATGCCAATCTGTAAACAATGGCGTCAAATACTACAAATACTGTGATCCCGATGCCATTGCCGGAACACTGTATTATAAATTAGAAGATGTGAGCCTTGACGGGCAGTCCACATTTCATGGACCGGTTGCTGTCAATGTCACGTCAGACGTGAACAACACATCGGCCCTGCCACGCGAAAACAGACTGCACAAAGTGTTTCCGAATCCGTTTAACCCCAGCACAACCATCCGCTACGAATTGGCCAATTCGGAAATGGTACATTTGCAGGTTTATGATTTAAACGGCCGACTTGTCCAATCCATCACAGAGGGAATGCAGCCTCCAGGGCAATATCAGAGCCAATGGAATGGCGTCAATGAATCAGGGCAAAGTGTTTCCAGCGGTGTTTATCTGTTAATCCTCAGAGCCGGATCGCAAACCTTTCAACAAAAAATGACGTTATTGCGATAA